A window of the Butyricimonas virosa genome harbors these coding sequences:
- a CDS encoding DUF6266 family protein: MAIIDENIRGKVGNSVFYRVGSIMRVRSAAANYLDANTIKQQENRSRLRVAIRFYQRLVEIGLQEAWYLATQGTGKNGYNFFLKLNMMVFKPNGKIGDFARLQLTVGMLQKVNHLMACVDEEDAVVLSWEKAENLPSAGMEDELVVVVLYADRSFSPEFVKTNGETRGDGKATFRLPGRRGTAVHLYCFFRKKNGEAYSPSQYLGIS; the protein is encoded by the coding sequence ATGGCAATAATAGACGAAAATATTCGGGGAAAGGTTGGAAATTCGGTTTTTTACAGGGTGGGGTCAATAATGCGGGTGAGGAGTGCGGCAGCGAACTACTTGGATGCGAATACGATAAAACAACAGGAAAACCGTTCCCGTTTGAGAGTAGCAATACGTTTTTATCAGCGTTTGGTGGAGATCGGGTTACAGGAGGCATGGTATCTGGCGACTCAAGGAACCGGGAAAAATGGGTACAATTTCTTTTTGAAATTAAACATGATGGTTTTTAAGCCTAACGGGAAGATTGGGGATTTTGCCCGATTACAGTTGACGGTTGGTATGTTGCAGAAGGTAAATCATCTTATGGCGTGTGTTGACGAGGAAGATGCGGTGGTTTTGTCATGGGAGAAGGCGGAGAATCTTCCTTCCGCGGGGATGGAGGATGAGTTGGTGGTTGTCGTGCTTTATGCCGATCGTTCGTTTTCTCCGGAATTTGTTAAGACGAACGGGGAGACGAGAGGTGACGGGAAAGCCACTTTCCGTTTGCCGGGTAGACGGGGAACGGCGGTTCACTTGTACTGTTTCTTCCGGAAGAAGAACGGGGAAGCTTATTCTCCGAGCCAATACCTTGGGATTTCGTGA
- a CDS encoding N-acetylmuramoyl-L-alanine amidase produces the protein MAFSIFNSSFSIVNHRLMGDRVVHLVSAKNTRRLEGPDMIVLHYTAGTSAESSALFLTRPDVSASAHLVIGRDGEVFQLVPFNIEAWHAGKSWYAGRGGLNHYSIGIELDNLGKLRFSGDLFIAECGRVVPLDEVYTDCSGDSPTYWHRYTARQIRVLREICTLLEETYPIRDVVGHSLITPRKIDPGPALEFAFSEFQDKN, from the coding sequence ATGGCATTTTCAATTTTCAATTCTTCATTTTCAATCGTGAACCATCGCTTGATGGGAGACAGGGTGGTTCACTTGGTGAGCGCAAAGAATACCCGGCGTTTGGAGGGGCCGGACATGATCGTGTTACATTACACGGCGGGAACGAGTGCTGAAAGTTCTGCACTTTTCCTGACTCGTCCTGACGTGTCGGCTTCGGCTCATCTGGTGATTGGGCGGGATGGGGAGGTGTTTCAACTGGTGCCTTTCAACATTGAGGCATGGCACGCTGGGAAAAGTTGGTATGCCGGACGTGGCGGGTTGAATCATTATTCGATCGGAATAGAGCTGGATAACTTGGGGAAACTCCGCTTCTCGGGTGATTTGTTTATCGCGGAGTGTGGGCGTGTGGTGCCGCTTGATGAGGTTTACACGGATTGTTCCGGTGATAGCCCGACATACTGGCATCGCTACACGGCAAGACAGATCCGGGTGTTACGGGAAATCTGTACTCTACTGGAAGAGACCTACCCGATTCGTGACGTGGTGGGACACTCGCTAATCACGCCGAGAAAGATCGATCCGGGCCCGGCGTTGGAATTCGCATTTAGCGAATTTCAAGATAAAAATTAA
- a CDS encoding FecR family protein, with product MIKKNEINMESEDWEMAERAIKQSGTVKEKLTSQEIGEETFSGKVEEWVEAVHGVSKIDKKKAVEKMLAELKKRDRKKRAVRVWWTAGGSVAAAILVFFTLTQWLQWGKETSDEEKITTVALTEIKVPTLITMEREHGVLSQEILDLKKAKEGYRVKGSGKKEEADVDTSEPIRYNRVVIPAGFTYKVRLADGSVVTLNAGSELKFPEEFRDSLREVEFTGEAYFEVEKSDKPFIVKAGDSRVQVYGTRFNLFYSEKLALAEAVLVEGSIGMTANGKETKIIPHQRVWYSMKDSLMRTENVDPADYLTWLGNSFKYNRTRLDKIVFDIAQWYGVEIKIAPGLEKQAYSLEFDRSATIDWVVRALGLIIDKPIKTEGGAYYIE from the coding sequence ATGATAAAGAAGAACGAGATAAACATGGAAAGCGAAGATTGGGAAATGGCTGAAAGGGCGATAAAGCAGTCGGGGACGGTGAAAGAGAAGCTTACCAGCCAAGAGATTGGGGAAGAAACATTTTCGGGTAAAGTTGAAGAGTGGGTTGAGGCAGTTCATGGGGTTTCGAAAATAGATAAGAAAAAAGCAGTTGAAAAGATGTTGGCTGAGTTAAAGAAGCGAGATCGGAAAAAGAGGGCGGTTCGTGTGTGGTGGACAGCGGGAGGATCGGTGGCTGCGGCAATACTTGTGTTCTTTACCTTGACACAGTGGTTACAATGGGGAAAAGAGACATCGGACGAGGAGAAGATTACGACTGTCGCTTTGACCGAGATAAAGGTACCGACTTTGATCACGATGGAGAGAGAGCATGGTGTATTATCTCAAGAAATATTAGATCTGAAGAAAGCAAAAGAGGGATACCGTGTAAAGGGATCGGGAAAAAAGGAAGAAGCGGATGTTGATACGAGTGAGCCGATTCGTTATAATCGAGTTGTAATTCCCGCGGGTTTCACTTATAAAGTAAGACTTGCCGATGGGTCTGTCGTGACGTTAAATGCTGGTAGTGAACTGAAGTTCCCGGAGGAGTTTCGAGATTCATTACGTGAGGTGGAGTTTACGGGAGAGGCATATTTTGAGGTGGAGAAATCAGATAAGCCTTTTATCGTGAAGGCCGGAGATTCACGAGTACAGGTTTATGGGACACGTTTCAATTTATTTTATAGTGAGAAACTTGCTTTGGCCGAGGCTGTTTTGGTTGAAGGAAGTATAGGTATGACGGCGAATGGTAAAGAAACTAAGATTATTCCCCATCAACGGGTATGGTATTCCATGAAGGATTCATTGATGCGTACTGAAAATGTCGATCCGGCGGATTACTTGACTTGGTTGGGTAATAGTTTTAAATATAATAGGACCAGATTGGATAAAATTGTTTTTGATATAGCTCAATGGTACGGGGTAGAAATCAAGATTGCTCCGGGCTTGGAGAAACAGGCATATAGCTTGGAGTTTGATCGATCAGCCACTATTGATTGGGTGGTGCGTGCTTTAGGACTGATTATTGACAAACCGATTAAAACAGAGGGAGGTGCATATTATATAGAGTAA
- a CDS encoding DUF6266 family protein, whose amino-acid sequence MAEFNSYLLGKARKSVGNITLCYTRGKNIAKAKVFSRKDNPTPEVLAQRAKMKALVQLSRQLLPVIRKGFVGIGKGSAANAFTSVNMSRVSVDERNVATVDFDRLLCASGMLYPPKVEVTYSEENKLYSFVQEMQDEENGYAFNDDVVYAMLYETVLGRARLVTLRARGENGNTTYALPEEWSNENVKLYCFATLKNGKGASDSQVMTL is encoded by the coding sequence ATGGCAGAATTTAATTCGTATTTATTAGGAAAAGCAAGGAAATCAGTAGGTAACATCACGTTGTGTTACACGAGAGGGAAGAATATTGCCAAGGCAAAGGTATTTTCTCGGAAGGATAACCCGACGCCGGAGGTACTGGCACAGCGGGCAAAGATGAAAGCGTTAGTGCAATTATCCCGACAGTTGTTGCCGGTAATCCGGAAAGGTTTTGTCGGAATCGGCAAAGGCTCGGCGGCAAACGCTTTCACCTCGGTGAATATGTCTCGGGTTTCGGTGGACGAGCGGAATGTGGCAACCGTGGATTTTGACCGCTTACTTTGTGCTTCCGGAATGTTGTATCCACCGAAGGTGGAAGTGACTTACTCGGAAGAGAATAAACTTTACTCTTTCGTGCAAGAGATGCAGGACGAGGAGAACGGCTACGCTTTCAATGATGACGTGGTGTACGCCATGTTATACGAAACGGTACTTGGTCGTGCCCGTTTGGTAACGTTACGAGCTCGTGGCGAGAACGGTAACACTACTTATGCTCTCCCAGAGGAGTGGAGTAACGAGAATGTGAAACTATATTGTTTTGCCACGTTGAAGAACGGGAAGGGAGCTTCGGATAGCCAAGTGATGACGTTGTAA
- a CDS encoding 3TM-type holin gives MKGVVGAVGKVIDRLTLPAREKRQLEAELLELLVEHEQEMARSRSAAVVEEARGNWLQRSWRPLVMLVFALIVLVGTFTTLPLLSDTSRFWDLLEIGLGGYVVGRGGEKMAAAVFRLKAKK, from the coding sequence GTGAAAGGTGTGGTCGGGGCGGTTGGCAAGGTGATTGACCGCCTGACACTCCCGGCGAGGGAGAAGCGACAACTGGAAGCGGAATTGTTGGAATTACTGGTTGAACACGAGCAGGAGATGGCTCGATCCCGCTCTGCGGCGGTGGTGGAAGAGGCCCGGGGAAACTGGTTGCAGCGATCATGGAGGCCGTTGGTGATGTTGGTGTTCGCGTTGATTGTTCTCGTGGGAACGTTCACGACGTTACCCCTCCTTTCCGATACTTCTCGTTTCTGGGATTTACTGGAAATCGGCTTGGGTGGTTACGTGGTTGGACGGGGTGGAGAAAAAATGGCCGCGGCCGTTTTTAGACTAAAAGCTAAAAAGTAA